The nucleotide sequence TGGATGAAGGATTAACCGGATTGCAAAATTTGATCCTGATTGGCAGATTGTTTGGCTACTCTGCGAGGGAGGCCCGTACAAAAGCAAGCGAGCTGCTTCATACCTTTGGGCTTGCAGATGCCATGGATCGTACGGTAGAAAATTATTCTGGTGGGATGCGGCGACGATTAGATATCGCCGCTAGCGTCCTCACGCAGCCGGAGCTTATTTTTCTGGATGAGCCTACTACGGGTCTCGACCCGCAAAGTCGGCAACAAGTATGGGAAGTCGTTCGTACGCTTTTGAAATCAGGTACCACTGTGCTATTAACGACTCAATATCTCGAAGAAGCCGATCAGTTAGCAGACCGGATCGCGGTGATCGATAAAGGAATGATGATTGCAGAAGGGACACCTGAGCTGTTAAAAGCCTCGGTGGGTGGAAAGACGTTGACGGTTCGATTGACCGAACATCTGAACAAGGAATGGACAAGCCGTCTTTTGGAAGAACATCTTCGATTGCCGATTTATCCAGATCAAGATGACCCGCATGTTTTAAGAATCCCGGTAAAAGAAGCGAGTCTGGCAAACCAAGCAATCGGGATGCTGCTGGCTAATGATGTTTCTATCGAGGATTTTTCCCTGAGTGACCCGAGTCTGGAAGAGGTGTTTTTGGCCCTGACTCATGCCGAAAAGAAGGAGGCCATCCTATGAACGCAAGTCATACGCTCAGTACCTTTGCGGCGATCCGCATCTTTATGTGGCGCACATGGCAAAACACACAGAACAACCTTTTCATATTTTGTATGGATGCGGTCCTCTCACCTGTGATGATGCTGCTTATTTTTACTTATTTGTTCGGTGGAGCCATCGCTGGTTCTACGGCAGCGTATCTCCAGTTTTTTCTGCCAGGTGTGCTTGTGTTGACCATCCTTCCGATGACGGTCTATAGCGGGACGACCATCTGTCAGGATATTGCGAAGGGCGTCTATAACCGTTTTCG is from Brevibacillus brevis and encodes:
- a CDS encoding ATP-binding cassette domain-containing protein, with protein sequence MSYAIEVTKLRKSFGDQEVVKGIDLHVKKGELFALLGPNGAGKTTTIHMLSTLLAPDGGTALVAGCDIVKNAQAVRKKISLTGQFAALDEGLTGLQNLILIGRLFGYSAREARTKASELLHTFGLADAMDRTVENYSGGMRRRLDIAASVLTQPELIFLDEPTTGLDPQSRQQVWEVVRTLLKSGTTVLLTTQYLEEADQLADRIAVIDKGMMIAEGTPELLKASVGGKTLTVRLTEHLNKEWTSRLLEEHLRLPIYPDQDDPHVLRIPVKEASLANQAIGMLLANDVSIEDFSLSDPSLEEVFLALTHAEKKEAIL